GGAGGCGCGGCTCGGGCCCGGCGTAGCGCTTCCGCGCGGCGGCGTCGGGCTCGGCGCCCGCGAGCATCTGCTCCACGAACAACCCGGCGGCGCCCAGTTCGCCCGTCACCCACACCTCGTCGCCCATGGCCGCGCCGGAGCGGAGCACGGGGTGCGGCGCCTCGCCCACGGCGGTGACGTCGATCGCCAGGTGCGCGGGAGCACGGGTGACGTCGCCGCCCAGCAGCACGCCGCCCGCGCTCTCGGCGGCGCGGCGGGCGCCCTCCATCACCTGCACCGCGTGCATGCCCGCGTCCGCCTCGGGGAGCGCGAGGGAGACCAGGATGCCCACCGGGCGCGCCGCCACGGCCGCCAGGTCGCTGAGCGCGGCGGCGGTGGCGCGGCAGCCGATCTCCTTCAGCGAAAGCCAGTCGCGGCGGAAGTGCACCCCCTCGACCGACATGTCGCAGGAGAGCGCGATCCCGTCGCCCGCGACCACGGCGCAGTCGTCGCCCGCACCCACGCGCACGTCCGGCCGCGCGTGCGCGTGGCGCGGGAGGAAGCGGCGGATCAGGTCGAACTCCGCCCCGGGCGCCAGGTGCGGGCCGTCGGCGGGGTTCGGGGGCGTGCGGCTGCGCATGGGGCGTGGCGGCGCGGGTGCGGGAGATGGCGGCATTCGCGTGGAGGATACGGCGGAAGCCGGCCCGCGGCAACGCGCCGCGGCGGAAACGGATGGAGATGGAGGCGCGGATCGCGCGCTCCGCCATCCCCTCGGCCGGTCCAGCCATCTCCCGGAATGGAGATGGATGGATTCGCCGCCCGGCCTCGTGCCGTCACTCCGATGCGGCGGGCGCGGACGCGGGGGGCTGCGCCGCCTCGATGCCGGCCAGCTCACGGCGCTTGCGCTCCAGGTAGGCGCGCATCGGCGCGGCGCGCTCGTCCAGGTCGGGCATGCGGCCCACCATGCGCTCCAGCTGCGTCATGTACGACGGGTATTTGGTCATCTCCCGCAGCCGCGGCAGGTGCGGCTGCAGCTTCAGGTAGATGGCCACATGCTCGGTATTGGCGTCGTGGAACATGTCTTCGGGGATGGCGCCGTGGTTCACCAGCGTGGCCGCCATCTCCCAGTAGGTGGTGACCATGCGGTAGCGGGCGCTCTCGGGCCCCACCCACGCGGCCAGCACCTCCTCGGGCGACTGCGGAAAGAACTGGCTGGCGAACCAGTCGCGCGCGCGCCGCAGCTCGTCCTCGCGCCGCAGCTCGTACAGCTTCAGGATCAGCTGGGCCCCGCCCTGTGCTTCCGTCATCGTCGTCTCCAGTGTTGGCGAATCACGCGAAGATAGGGCGAACGATGGATCTCCAACAGCAGGCCTCACGCGGAGTCGCGGAGTCGCGGAGTCGCGGAGACACGGAGACACGGAGACACGGAGACACGGAGTCGCGGAGTCGCGGAGTCGCGGAGTCGCGGAGAAAAGACGAGAAGAAGATCGATCACGGAAGACCGTGAATCGGCGGATTTCCCCCTGTCAGGCCAGGGATGTCACCCAAGCGCGCCCGTTCTCTCCTTGACAGCTTAGGAGAGGCGGTCTACCGTTCTCCTAACTCGGATAGGAGAGAAGGCCATGACCGATTCCGCCGCGCTGCTGCCCGGCACGCTGGACCTGCTGATTCTCAAGGCCGTATCGCTCGGCAGGCTGCACGGGTACGGCGTACTGCTGCGCATCGAGCAGATCTCGGGAGGTGCGCTGCAGATTCAGCAGGGCGCGCTCTACCCGGCGCTGTACCGGCTGGAGCACCAGGGGCTGATCGAGAGTGAGTGGGGAGTCTCCGAGAACAACCGCCGCGCCAAGTTCTACCGCCTCACCACCGCCGGCCGCGCGCGTCTCGGCGAGGAAGTCGCGAGCTGGAACCGGCTTGCGGATGCCATCGCGCTGGCGTTGCGCACCAGACCCCAGGAGATCTGAGCATGAGGACTCTGTTGGCCCGCCTGCGCTCCTACGCGCGCCAACTGCGGCACGCGGAAGCCATGAGCGCCGAGATGGACGAGGAGATGCGCTTCCACCTGGAGATGGAAGCCGGGCGGCTCCAGCGTGAGCGGGGTCTGGACCCCGCGGAGGCGCGTCGGCAGGCGGCGATCGCGTTCGGCGGGTTGGAGAAGTACAGGGCGGCGGGCCACGACGCGCGGGGGCTGGGGTGGCTCGCCGGGCTGAGGCTTGACCTCAGGCTCGCCGGTCGCATGCTGGTCAAGCATCCTGCGCTCACCGCGATCGCAACGATCGCCGTAGCGTTCGCGATCGCCGTCGGCACCGTCGGGTTCGAGATCGCGCGGCAGGCGCTCTGGCCGACGATTCCGCTTCCGGACGGCAACGCGATCGTCGCATTGCGGAACTGGAACGCCGCCGACAATGCGGCGGTCCCCGCATCGCGCCGCGACTACGAGCTGTGGCGCGACGGTCTCGGCACGATCAGCGATCTCGGCGCCGTCGAGGTGGAGGAACGCAGCGTCGCCGTCGGCGCCGGCCCCGGCCAGCCCGAGACCGTCGCCAACGTGACCGCGTCGACCTTCGCGCTGACGCGCGTTCCGGCGTTGATGGGACGCACCCTGCTGGAAGGCGACGAGCGGGGCGGCGCGGAAGAGGTCGTGGTGGTCGGATACGACTTCTGGAAGAACAGGCTGGACCGGGCGGCAGACGCCGTCGGCCGCGTCATTCGCATCAGCGGCACGCCCGTCACGATCGTCGGCGTGATGCCGCGCGGCTACGGATTCCCACAGCGGAACGAAGTCTGGCGGCCGTTGCACCTCGAGCGGCTTCCCGAGGCGTCGCCGAGGCTGCGGTACGTCTTCGGGCGGCTGGCGCCGGGCCGTTCGCGCGAGGAGGCGACGGCCCAGGCGGCGGCGATCGGCGCCCGAGCCGCAACGATGTTTCCGGAGACGCACAAGAACGTGCGCCTGCAAGTCCTCGCGCTGCCCGACGCGGCCAGTAACCTGCCGGAAGAGGCGGCGTTGGTGCTGGCGTCGATCAACGTGTTCCTCGTGCTGTTGACCGCGCTCCTGTGCGGAAACGTCGCCATGTTGTTGTTCGCCCGCGCCGTCAGTCGAGAGCGGGAGCTCCTCGTTCGCTCTGCACTCGGCGCCAGCCGTCGGCGCCTCATCATGCAACTCCTCGCCGAGGCGCTCGTGCTCTGCGCCGTCGGCGCGGCGGTTGGGCTCATGGTTGCGCGCTTCGTGCTCGCGCGGACCTGGACGATGATCGAAGAGCAATCGGGCCCGTTGCCGTTCTGGATCGACAGGTCGATTTCGCCGGCGACGATTCTTTATGCCGTCGCGCTGACGCTGTTCGCCGCGACGATCGCCGGCGTCGTTCCCGCGCTCAAGGTGACGTCGGGTAGTGCTGGCGGCAGGCTCCGGGCCGCGTCGAGTGGCGGCGGCGGGTTGCAGTTCGGCGGCGTGTGGACCGTGGTCATCGTCGCGCAGATTGCGCTCACGACGGTGCTTCCGGTGCCGCTGCTCGGCGTGGGAGGGGACTTCGCGCGAAAGACGCCAGCGGGATTCCCGGCCGAAGCATTCCTCACGGCCACGCTCGAAATGGATCGCTTTGACGGCGTCGCGGCGAGTGGAGACACGGTGCCGGCGGTGCGTGCGGCGCGGCTCGAGGAACGCTACCGCGCGCTTGCCGACCGGCTCCGACAGGAGCCCGGCGTGCTGGACGTCACGTAC
The Longimicrobium sp. DNA segment above includes these coding regions:
- the thiL gene encoding thiamine-phosphate kinase — its product is MRSRTPPNPADGPHLAPGAEFDLIRRFLPRHAHARPDVRVGAGDDCAVVAGDGIALSCDMSVEGVHFRRDWLSLKEIGCRATAAALSDLAAVAARPVGILVSLALPEADAGMHAVQVMEGARRAAESAGGVLLGGDVTRAPAHLAIDVTAVGEAPHPVLRSGAAMGDEVWVTGELGAAGLFVEQMLAGAEPDAAARKRYAGPEPRLREARWLAERGFPTAMIDLSDGLAGDAAHLSAASGVAVLLAPELIPIHPAVLRHAASAEDALRLALAGGEDYELCFTAALGALEPFAHEFQREFGIRLTCVGRAGGGDGVWWTDAEGNRTPLGLQGYQHFREER
- a CDS encoding DUF4760 domain-containing protein, encoding MTEAQGGAQLILKLYELRREDELRRARDWFASQFFPQSPEEVLAAWVGPESARYRMVTTYWEMAATLVNHGAIPEDMFHDANTEHVAIYLKLQPHLPRLREMTKYPSYMTQLERMVGRMPDLDERAAPMRAYLERKRRELAGIEAAQPPASAPAASE
- a CDS encoding PadR family transcriptional regulator codes for the protein MTDSAALLPGTLDLLILKAVSLGRLHGYGVLLRIEQISGGALQIQQGALYPALYRLEHQGLIESEWGVSENNRRAKFYRLTTAGRARLGEEVASWNRLADAIALALRTRPQEI
- a CDS encoding ABC transporter permease, with amino-acid sequence MRTLLARLRSYARQLRHAEAMSAEMDEEMRFHLEMEAGRLQRERGLDPAEARRQAAIAFGGLEKYRAAGHDARGLGWLAGLRLDLRLAGRMLVKHPALTAIATIAVAFAIAVGTVGFEIARQALWPTIPLPDGNAIVALRNWNAADNAAVPASRRDYELWRDGLGTISDLGAVEVEERSVAVGAGPGQPETVANVTASTFALTRVPALMGRTLLEGDERGGAEEVVVVGYDFWKNRLDRAADAVGRVIRISGTPVTIVGVMPRGYGFPQRNEVWRPLHLERLPEASPRLRYVFGRLAPGRSREEATAQAAAIGARAATMFPETHKNVRLQVLALPDAASNLPEEAALVLASINVFLVLLTALLCGNVAMLLFARAVSRERELLVRSALGASRRRLIMQLLAEALVLCAVGAAVGLMVARFVLARTWTMIEEQSGPLPFWIDRSISPATILYAVALTLFAATIAGVVPALKVTSGSAGGRLRAASSGGGGLQFGGVWTVVIVAQIALTTVLPVPLLGVGGDFARKTPAGFPAEAFLTATLEMDRFDGVAASGDTVPAVRAARLEERYRALADRLRQEPGVLDVTYADQMPVMRHGPYAIKMDSGPAAEHSEHCVGGYCAAFVSVDPRFFDAVGAPVIRGRALTTADAEHQTRAVLVNEFFVDQVMGGRNPIGRRLRFSSTREPTAESWYEIVGFVPDLGVSDNQGDLGRARIFQATLPRETGPLRVAIHVRSDPQRFAVRLRELAQAVDPALRVIDPKPMPRLAESVSAFWIALLIGFTGVTLMLSLAGVYAVTAFSVARRTREIGVRVALGAQPLQVLATVFKRPLVQIALGVGVGSVLGLGLANNDLSDVHLDDFGITAVFALSTILCCALACVVPTRRALRIQPSEALKEEG